Sequence from the Phragmites australis chromosome 6, lpPhrAust1.1, whole genome shotgun sequence genome:
ttgctgagtaccttatgtactcacacttgctaattgtggatccagatgatccagaggccgacttcgtcgaatgagaagatgaggtttagagaagccggtttcgtctgcactcaagctgcctgtagggcaTGGGTCGCTTTTATGTGTTTCCGCTGTACTTTGAGGGTTTGTTAATTATTCCTTCGGGCCtctgttgtaatgaactctgtgttgtacTCTATTATCGTATTTAATCGATGTATGTCTGTGATGTCTATTTCTATTAAAGTTCGTGCGTACTTaatactgatccagggactgatataaactacacgaggtgacccaaaggaggggtccgacagCTGGGCTGCACAAATTAGCTGGGCTGCACAAATTTTAAACAGGCGTCATAATCTCTGGGTACGGAAATGTAACTCTGTTATAATTCTTGCCCTCATGCTGTGGTGAAAACTGTAAAATTTACATCCTGAATTCTTTCAAGGCAGGATTCTCTTAAAAGGAGACAACATTACACTAATTTTGAACACGCAAGTGAAAAGTAAACAGAGTTCTCCCAGTTTCTTTTGTTAATTGCCACCTTTTGGCATATATTTATCTATCTGTTATCGTTTGCTTTTCAGGGGAAAGTAACAACGATTCACAGCGCATCCGGTTGCAAGGACTACTAGTTAACTTGAGCACTTCTGATGTTCGAATTTGAGGCTGTAGTAGATTTATCTTTCTCCTTGTGTTCATCTAAATCTGACTGTAATATACCTTGGCGGCGGCCAAGAATGATATATTTTGAGAAGTAAAGTGCTGTCCAATACATGGATTAATCTTTGTATCAGGTTTGGGTGGCTTGGTGATTATGCAAAGTATCAGTGTTCTTTGGCTTCCAGCCTTGATGCTTCGACTGAAACATAAACATGTTGCTCAAATTAGCTCTCTTTCATTGAGTTGGTTTAAACTTATGAGGCTCGTATAAGAAATTAGGCTGCTGCGAAAAACTtctaagaaattggcaaaacatAATTCGGGATGCTTTGTTGCAGCACTTGTAGCTCAGGCTTCAATTGGTGAATGGAAATATGGAACCGACACATACGCATGATTTGTGTAGAAAACATAAGGAAAAACATATTTTTGTCCCAAATCTCTTGGTTATTCAGTAGGTGATCAAGTCATCCATCTTATTTCAGCATACATAAGAGATAAGAAGTCAAGCATTTTTGGCTTCGtccttcttgttcttctgctcCGGTTCGCTCTCCTCTGCCttcgccgccgcggcgctcTCCTCTGCCTTCGCCGCCGCGGCCTTCTTCCTGCTTATCTGCGCCATGCCGGCTCCTACGATGGCGAATAATGTGAACGCCGGGACGAAGACGACGTTGGGGACTAGGTCCAGCCTCAGGTTCTTGACGTACGGGATGTTTCCGCTGGCCCTCTTGCCGACGACGGCAGCCGCCGGCGCAGCGAGCCCGGCCATGATGAAGAAAGTGTCGTCCACCGACGCTTTTTTGACGTTCTTCGC
This genomic interval carries:
- the LOC133922757 gene encoding uncharacterized protein LOC133922757; this encodes MGLASSALEKLGLPGLSSVTTKHAYENHFKNKKTGKFEDFHVAYVEFCKYVNTIIPGQDFDTPPREMIEDFYKKTWEKEKDEEKKKEEFFKFMAKNVKKASVDDTFFIMAGLAAPAAAVVGKRASGNIPYVKNLRLDLVPNVVFVPAFTLFAIVGAGMAQISRKKAAAAKAEESAAAAKAEESEPEQKNKKDEAKNA